Below is a window of Leifsonia sp. NPDC080035 DNA.
GGCTCTCACCTCGGCCACTTCTTCCACAGCCTCGGCATCAAGGTGCTGGAGGGCTACGGGCTGACCGAGACCACCGCTCCCGCGACCGTGAACCTCCCGGACACGTTCAAGATCGGCACCGTCGGACCGGCTCTCCCCGGTGTCTCGCTGCGCCTCGCCGACGACGGCGAGATCGAGGTCAAGGGCATCAACGTCTTCAAGGAGTACTGGAAGAACCCGGAGGCCACCGCCGCAGCGTTCGACGACGGCTGGTTCCGCACCGGAGACCTCGGGGCCTTCGATTCCGACGGCTTCCTCTCGATCACCGGGCGCAAGAAGGAGATCATCGTCACCGCCGGCGGCAAGAACGTCTCCCCCGCCGCCCTGGAGGACCCGATCCGCGCCAACCCGCTGGTCGGCCAGGTGGTTGTCGTCGGCGACCAGAAGCCGTTCATCTCCGCGCTCATCACGCTGGACACCGAGATGCTGCCGACCTGGCTCGCCAACAACGGCGAGGACAAGGACATGACCCTCGCCGAGGCGAGCGTCAACCCTGCGGTCAACGAGGAGATCCAGCGCGCGATCGACGCCGCCAACCAGGGCGTCTCCCGCGCGGAGAGCATCCGGAAGTTCGTGATCCTCGCCACCGAGCTGACCGAGTCGAGCGGGCACCTGACGCCGAAGCTCAGCATCAAGCGCAACGTCATCCTGTCTGACTTCGCCGACGTGATCGACGGCATCTACAGCGGCAACCCCAAGACGCAGGGCATCTCGCTCGCGTACTAGTGGAGATTTGCGCCAAATGTCGGTTCAGTCATCGCGCTTACCGACATTTGGCGCAAATCGTTGAAGACGCCGCGCGAATGCGGCGTTGTCCTGGAAGAGATCCAGTGACGTGACACGGATCACACGCCAGCCGGCTTCCTCGAGCAGCTCCCGCCGTTCGATGTCGTGGTGCCATTGCCACCGGTCCACGCGGTGACCATCGCCTTCGTACTCGAAGACCACCCGTCCGCGGACTGAGGCGAGGTCGGGATGAATCGTCACGAGGCCGCTATCCACCAGTAGCGGCGGATTCACGTCGAGCTCATCCCAGCCCTGCGCTTCCAAGTAGAGCCGCAGCAGCGTCTCCGGTCGCGAGTCCGCTCCGAATCGGATGCGGGGCAGCGCCCAGGCGCGGGTCGACGCCCCCTTCGTTCGGGCGCTTCGGGCCGACACCGCAGCCAATTCGTCCACCGTCACGAGCGACGGTCGCGAGCGCGCCCCCACGAAATGATCGCCGGCCGCCACAAGGTCACCCCGACCGACCCGCCCGGAAAGCTGGCACCATGCGTGCGCCGGCACGCTGACCGGTATCCCGTCGACGACGGCACCAGTCAGATTCCCCAGGCTGTGGCCGACGATGCCGCGCCCGCGCGGGGCTGTCCTTGGCCTCGCCACCGCCACGTGGAGCGGGTACGGCTGCACGTCAGGCGGTAACGGCACACCGAGGAGGGCAGCCGCCGTCTCATGGCTGAAATAGGCACCGTCGGGCATGACCGGGAGGTACGCCGCGCACAGCTCCCTGATCCCGTTCGGGATCCCCGACGAACTGACCCCGTGGAACGGATGGCGGATGTCGCGTGCTCGCAAGCGCAGCGCGTCCACTCCGTATCGGCGAGCGTCGCGTGGGGTGAAGGGGCCACCGACGAGTTCGGGCGGGAGAGGGCGCGCGTTCCGCATCCCCGTATCGTGGCCCCGTCACCGGCTTCGCGACGTCATCGTCGCGAATCTGTGGAAAGCAATGCTCTCTCCACAGGCCGACTGCCGCGCACATTTGCGCCAAATGTCGGTTACGGCGTGGGCGAAAGCCACATTCGGCACAAATGTGGCCGGGGGTCAGACGTGGTCGCGCCAGGAGTGGGTGGGGGCGTAACCGAGGACGCGACGGGCCTTGTCGATGGAGAGGAGGGTGTCGTTGACGCCGAGCTCGCCCTTCAGCGGCACGCCGGGGAACACCTCCGCGACCAGCTCGGCGTTGGGGCGGCTCATCACCGTGTCGGCCGCGGCGATGATGAAGCGGTCGAAGCCGGTGGTGTCCCACTCCAGCGCCTTCTGGATCGCCTGGGCGCCGTCCCTGGCGTCGATATAACCCCAGAGGTTCCACTTGCGCGCGCGAGCGTCCGCGTCGAACGACGGGAACTCCGCGTAGTCGGCGGGCTCCATCACGTTGGAGAAGCGCAGCGCGACGATCTTCAGCGCGGGATCCCAGCGCACCAGCTCGATGGCCATCTGCTCCTCGAGGTGCTTCACCAGCGAGTACGTCGACTCCGGCCGGGCCGGGTACTCCTCGTCGACGGGGATGTACGGCGGCGGCACGTCGAACGGCAGGCCGAGCACGGTCTCGCTCGACGCGTAGACGATGTTGCGGATGCCCGCGCGCCGCGCGGCCTGGAACACGTTGTAGG
It encodes the following:
- a CDS encoding NAD(P)-dependent oxidoreductase produces the protein MDIAVTGGSGKLGRTVVRELRAAGHTVVSLDATGERGPGFVRVDLTDYGQTIDAILGVNDLHDGFDAIVHLAAIPAPAILSDVATFHNNIRVTYNVFQAARRAGIRNIVYASSETVLGLPFDVPPPYIPVDEEYPARPESTYSLVKHLEEQMAIELVRWDPALKIVALRFSNVMEPADYAEFPSFDADARARKWNLWGYIDARDGAQAIQKALEWDTTGFDRFIIAAADTVMSRPNAELVAEVFPGVPLKGELGVNDTLLSIDKARRVLGYAPTHSWRDHV